GCCCCAGCTGTTGTTGATGGCCCGCGCCCCGGCGTCCACCAGGGCATCGTAGACCGCCTTGAAATACTTCGGGTCGGGGCCGGGGCCGAACAGGAAACTGTCGTTTTTGTTGGTGTTGCCCACGTAGACCTGGGCATTGAAGGCCACGCCCTGCATGCCAGCGCCATCACGCGCCGCGCCCATGGTGCCGGTGACATGGGTGCCATGGTTGTCGTTGGCGCCATTGAGCACCCCGGACACACTGAACGGGGTGCCGTCCAGGTACTGGCCGGTGGCGGTCACCGCGTGAAAACGGCCCGGGCTGGCCTCGGGATGGGCGGCATCGAACCCCGAGTCCAGGGCACCGATGCGGACCCCGGCGCCGGTGATTCCGGCGGCGTAGGCCTGGCTCGCCTGCATGCGCTCCAGACCCCAGTCCTGCTGGTATTCGGTCGAACGCCAGCTGGCGGGATCACCCGGACGGCCGGTTTCTTGATAGGTAGCTGCTGCCGGCAGCGGCAGCCCGGTGGCAAACGCCAGGCACAAGGTGCCGGTCAGCCTCTTGAGCTGATCACATCTCACATCCATGTCGATGACTTCTCTTGTTTTTGTTGTTGGGTCGCCCGTTCCTGGTCGCCCGGTGTGTCACTGCATTGCTCGGCCGCACGCGTGCGGCCCTATCGAACCAGCGGCGGTTGCCCGCGCCCGGTCAGGTTACTTCGGCCTCAGGCCAAAAAGGTAGCCTTCGGTTACAAAAATTGTGAGCTTCTGAAATTGGTCACACTATGTCAATCGGCGTTGATGCATAGACAGCAGCGTCCGCTGTTCAACGCGACGCCCTGTTGTTCAGAATGCGCCCTGAATACCGGTTGCTTTTGGCGCAATTCAGATTCAAGCGAGAAGTCCCGAAATGGTTGATACCACCTCCACACTGAGCGAACAGCCACCCTCCCAGGCTACACGGCGGCCGATCGGCTTGTTCGAAGCCTTCCTGTTTTGGCTCAAGTTGGGGTTCATCAGCTTCGGCGGGCCCGCCGGGCAGATCGCAATCATGCATCAGGAACTGGTCGAGCGGCGGCGGTGGATCAGCGAGAAACGCTTTCTGCATGCGCTGAACTACTGCATGTTGTTGCCTGGCCCCGAGGCTCAACAGCTCGCCACTTACATCGGCTGGCTCATGCACCGCGCCTGGGGCGGTGTGATTGCCGGCGCCTTGTTCGTGCTGCCTTCGCTGTTCATCCTGATCGGGTTGTCCTGGGTCTACGTCGCTTTCGGTGAGGTGCCCGTGGTGGCCGGAATCCTCCATGGCATCAAGCCGGCAGTCACGGCGATCGTCATTCACGCAGCCCACCGGATCGGCTCGCGAGTGCTGAAAAACGGTGTGCTGTGGGCCATGGCCGGGGCCGCGTTCGTTGCCATCTTCGCCCTCAACGTGCCGTTCCCATTGATCGTGTTGGTTGCCGCCATCGTTGGCTATGCAGGAGGCCACTTTGCCCCAGGCAAGTTCTTGATCGGCGGCGGCCATGGGGCGATCAAGGAACGCGTTGGCCCGGCCCTGATCGATGACGACACCCCACCGCCGCCGCATGCACGCTTCAGCTGGGGGCGCCTGCTGCGTCTGCTGCTGGTCGGTGCCGCGCTCTGGGCCCTGCCCATGGGGCTGCTGACGCTGACATTCGGCTGGGGTGGAACCCTGACGCAAATGGGCTGGTTCTTCACCAAGGCCGCCCTCTTGACCTTCGGTGGCGCCTACGCGGTATTGCCCTATGTCTACCAGGGCGCGGTCGGGCATTACGGTTGGCTGACACCGACCCAGATGATCGATGGCCTGGCCTTGGGGGAAACCACGCCAGGCCCCCTGATCATGGTGGTCGCCTTCGTCGGCTTTGCAGGGGGCTACCTGCACCCGATGTTCGGCACTGAACAGCTGTTCCTTGCCGGTGCGGTTGCGGCGAGCCTGGTCACTTGGTTCACGTTCCTGCCGTCGTTCCTCTTCATCCTCGTCGGTGGCCCGTTGGTGGAGTCGACGCACAATGAGATGAGGTTCACCGCACCGCTGACCGGCATCACGGCGGCTGTTGTGGGGGTGATCCTCAATCTGGCCCTGTTCTTCGGCTACCACGTGCTTTGGCCGGAAGGTTTCAGTGGGGCATTCGACTGGCCTTCGGCGGTGATCGCAGTGGCAGCGGCAGTGGCCTTGTTCCGCTTCAAGCGAGGTGTGATCCAGGTGCTGCTTGCCTGCGCCCTGGCCGGGCTGGCAGTCCACCTGTTGCGAGCTTGATACCGGCAGGCCCGTCATCTGACCGTCACTCAACTGTCGTAATCTGCGGTGCAACTCCGTGCCAAAGGTCCCCGGCATGCGTCGCCTGATTCCACTGCTGCTCTGCCTGCTCCCGGTGCTGGCCATGGCCGCCCCCCTGCAACTGCGCATTCAGGGCTCCAACACCATCGGTACCGCGCTGGCCCCGGCACTGGTCGTTGGCCTGCTGGAGAACCAGGGCGCCAGCGCGATCGAGGTGACGCCCGGGCCTGTGCCCAACGAGACGCTCGTCAACGCCCGGGACCGCGACAACCAACCGCTGCGTATCGCCATCGCCGCCCATGGCACCAGCACCGGCTTTGCCGCCCTGGCCAGCGGCGAGGCCGACCTGGCGACTGCCTCGCGGCCGATCAGCAATGCCGAAGCGCAGCAACTGCAGGCCCTGGGGGACATGCGTGGCGCCCGTAGCGAACAGGTCATCGGCCTGGACGGTGTGGCGGTGATCGTCCACCCCGACAACCCGCTGTCGCAGCTGAACACCACGCAACTGGCGCAGGTCTTCTCTGGGCAGGTCCAGCGTTGGGAGCAACTGGGCGTGCCTGGCGGGGCCATCCACCTGTATGCCCGTGACGACCGCTCCGGCACCTTCGAGACCTTCAAGGCCCGGGTACTCGACCCGCAACACGGCGAGCTGTCGCCCCAGGCGCGACGCTTCGAATCGGCCGACGCGCTGGCCGGGCAGGTCCTGGCCGACCGCCAGGCCATCGGCTTCAGCGGCCTGGCCACGGTGCACGGCGCCAAGGTGCTGGCGGTGGCCGAGGGCGACGCGCCCGCCCTGCCCCCCAGCCTCGCCCTGGTGGCGAGCGAGGATTACCCCGTGTCGCGCCGCCTGTTTTTCTACCTGCCCGGCAACGCCAAGCCCCTGGCCCGGGCGCTGGCCGAATTCGCCCAGAGCCCCGCCGGCCAGGCCATCGTCGCCGAGCAGGGCTTCGTCGCCCAGCAGATCAAGGCGCTGCCGGTCACCGTCCAACCCGGCATGCCGCCGCGCTATCGTGCGCTGGCCAGTGAAGCCCGGCGCCTGACCGTGAACTTCCGTTTCCAGGAAGGCAGCGCCAGCCTCGACAACAAGGCCCTGCGTGATGTGCAGCGGGTCGGCGACTACCTGCGCCACGCCGGCAAGTTGCATGAGCAGGCAGTACTGGTAGGTTTCGGCGACCCCAAGGAAACCCCGGGCCGCGCCGCCCTGCTCTCGCGCCTGCGCGCCATGGCGGTGCGCCGTGAACTGGCCCGTGCCGGCGTGGAGGTCAAGGACGTGGCAGGCATGGGCGATGAGCTGCCGGTGGCCGGCAACGACCTGGAACAGGGGCGCTTGCGCAACCGGCGTGTCGAGGTCTGGGTGTACTGACCCGCTCAGCGGTCATCAGGCAGTTCGACCCGGGCCACCAACCCCGCACCACTGCGGTTGCGCAAGGTCAGCTCGCCCCCCTGTTCACGCACGCTGGCCCGGGCGGCCGACAAGCCGAGACCAACACCGCCGGTGTCGCGATTGCGCGACCCCTCCAGCCGGTAGAACGGATCGAACACACGCTCCAGCGCCTCGTCGGGAATGCCCGGCCCCCGGTCACTGACCTCGATGACGATCAGGTGCGCACCGCGACTCAGCGCGATCTGCGGGTCACGCGCATATTTCACGGCATTTTCCAGCAGGTTGACGATCACCCGCTTGGTCGCCAGCGGGCGGCCGTTATGCACCAGGTGCGCAGGGCCGCTGTACTGGACGGCAGCCTGCTGGTCGCGGTAGTCGTCGACGAGGGTCTGCAACAGCTCGGCCAGGTCGTAGGCGGTGCGCTGCTCCAGTTGCGTGCCTTCGCGGAAAAACGCCAGGGCCGCGTTGATCATCGTCTGCATCTCGTCGACATCGCGCACCAGCTTGCGTTGATGGTCGGTGTCCTCCATGAATTCGCTGCGCAGGCGCATGCGCGTCAACGGTGCGCGCAGGTCATGGGAGATGGCCGCGAGCAGGTGGGTGCGCTCGCGCAGGAAGTGCTGGATCTGCGCCTGCATGGTGTTGAAGGCGATGATCGCCTGGCGAATCTCCTCGGGGCCTTCGACCGCGATGGGCGGCGCCTGCAGGTCGCCACCGAAACGCCGCGCCGCGCTGGCGAAGCGCTGCAGCGGGTTGGCCAGTTGGCGGGTGGCCCACCAGGCGACCAGCAGGGTCGCCACCAGCCCCAGGCCGATGACCACCGCCAGCCGCGCCGTCACGCTCAGGCCCCAGCTGCGCTCCGGCGGCACGAACGACAACCAGCTGCCGTCGGCCAGCGCGACCAGCGCCGCGTAGTGCGCCTCGGCGCTGCCCGCTGGCCAGTCACCCGGGTTGTACACCGCGATGGCGCGCTCAGACCCCAGCAATTGCGCCATGGCCGGCACCTCTCGCGAATAGAGCTGCGTGCCCGGGCCAGGCAAGCCGAGGTCACTACGCTGAGTGCTCCAGCGCACCTGCAAGTTGGGTGTGCTCGCCGCCTGTGCCAATTGCAGGCGTAACGAAGCCGGCGCGGTCTCGATCACCCGAGTGGTCACGGCGATCTGCTCGAGCAGGCCGGTGCGTTCGATGGGCGGGCGTGCCCAGTTGCCGGCCACCTGGACGAACAAGGCGTTGAGCGCCAGCGAGGCCAGCAGCGCGATGAAAATGGTCAGGGCGATCCGCCGCCTGAGCGTGTCGCGCCCGAGCAGGCGCCAGATCACGAGCGGGTCACCTTGGCGGTGAACAAATAGCCGCCATTGCGCACGGTGCGGATCAGGTCCGGGCGCTTGCTGTCGGGCTCGATCTTGCGCCGCAGCCGGCTGACCTGCACGTCGATGCTGCGATCGAAAGCGTCATGGCCCTGGCCGCGGGTCAGGTCGATCAGTTGCTCGCGGGTGAGGATGCGCTGGGGGTGCTCGAGAAACACCACCAACAGGTCGAATTCGGCACCGGACAGCGGGATCATCACGTTTTCGGGCGAGCGCAGCTCGCGGCAGGTGATATCCAGGCGCCATCCGGCAAAACCGATCACCGGCCGGGCGGCCTCGCCTCGCGGCACCTGCTCGCCGGCGCGACGCTGCACGGCGCGCAGGCGGGCCAGCAGCTCACGGGGGTCGAAGGGCTTGGTCAGGTAGTCATCGGCGCCCAGCTCCAGGCCGATGATGCGGTCGCTCAGCTCCGCCATGGCGGTGAGCATGATGACCGGCACCCCGACCTGCGCCCGCAGCTTCTGGCACAGGCTCAGGCCGCCCTCGCCCGGCATCATCAGGTCGAGGATGATCGCGTCCGGGCACTGCCGCTCGATCGCCGCCCACATCGACTGGCCCTCGGTGGCCAGGTCCACCTCGTAGCCCTGCTGGACGAAGAACTGCTTCAACAAGGCAAGGATTTCCACGTCGTCATCGACGATCAGCAATCTGCTCACGGTCATACCGGTCCAGGAAAAAGGCGTATCTAAAACCATTGCAAGGCGCAGGTCATATATTTCAATCGCGCAACATTTCATCACGCCCGACATGTTCCAGACATCACCTGGCAAAAATAGTCCTACACCCTGCGGGCCTTCAACTTACACGAGGGCTCATCATGAAGATCACCGACACATGCCAGCGCACCGACCGACACGAGGGCATCGCCCCCCTGGTGCTCAGCGCGCGCACCACGCATCGCGGGCAATCGGGTTCGCTGCTGGTGCAGCAGGTGAGCCTGGACCTTGCGGACGATCAGGGCCGGATCACCCTGCGCCGCTACTTCGAACACTACGGCCCAGAGTCGGGTGAATGGGTCGAGTACTGCCACAGCGTGCCGACCCGGGACCTGGTCAACTGGCTGATGGCCCACGGGCAACTGCACATCCATGAATCGCGGGACGCTGCCCCGCTTCAGGCCGGGCAGGCAACGCCGCAAGAAGGCGCGCGCCCATGAGCCGCCGTCATCTGCTGGCGATGGTGCTGACCAGCACCCTTGGCCTGTCGGCTTGCAGCAGCAAGCCGGCGCCGTCCGGCTTTCTCAGCGACTATAGCCTGCTCACAAGGCAGCAGACGCCGTCGGACCAGACCGTGCTCAGCTGGGTCGACCCAAGATGGCCAAAGGGTCGTTACATCGAGGTTTACCTCCAGCCGAGCCAGTACTACCCCGCCCCCACGCCCAGCACACGCATTCCCCAGGCCACCCTAAGCGCCATCAGCCACTACTACGACGCGACGCTGCGCAGCGAGCTGGGCAAGGTGATGACCG
This genomic stretch from Pseudomonas entomophila L48 harbors:
- the chrA gene encoding chromate efflux transporter, which codes for MVDTTSTLSEQPPSQATRRPIGLFEAFLFWLKLGFISFGGPAGQIAIMHQELVERRRWISEKRFLHALNYCMLLPGPEAQQLATYIGWLMHRAWGGVIAGALFVLPSLFILIGLSWVYVAFGEVPVVAGILHGIKPAVTAIVIHAAHRIGSRVLKNGVLWAMAGAAFVAIFALNVPFPLIVLVAAIVGYAGGHFAPGKFLIGGGHGAIKERVGPALIDDDTPPPPHARFSWGRLLRLLLVGAALWALPMGLLTLTFGWGGTLTQMGWFFTKAALLTFGGAYAVLPYVYQGAVGHYGWLTPTQMIDGLALGETTPGPLIMVVAFVGFAGGYLHPMFGTEQLFLAGAVAASLVTWFTFLPSFLFILVGGPLVESTHNEMRFTAPLTGITAAVVGVILNLALFFGYHVLWPEGFSGAFDWPSAVIAVAAAVALFRFKRGVIQVLLACALAGLAVHLLRA
- a CDS encoding substrate-binding domain-containing protein, with amino-acid sequence MRRLIPLLLCLLPVLAMAAPLQLRIQGSNTIGTALAPALVVGLLENQGASAIEVTPGPVPNETLVNARDRDNQPLRIAIAAHGTSTGFAALASGEADLATASRPISNAEAQQLQALGDMRGARSEQVIGLDGVAVIVHPDNPLSQLNTTQLAQVFSGQVQRWEQLGVPGGAIHLYARDDRSGTFETFKARVLDPQHGELSPQARRFESADALAGQVLADRQAIGFSGLATVHGAKVLAVAEGDAPALPPSLALVASEDYPVSRRLFFYLPGNAKPLARALAEFAQSPAGQAIVAEQGFVAQQIKALPVTVQPGMPPRYRALASEARRLTVNFRFQEGSASLDNKALRDVQRVGDYLRHAGKLHEQAVLVGFGDPKETPGRAALLSRLRAMAVRRELARAGVEVKDVAGMGDELPVAGNDLEQGRLRNRRVEVWVY
- a CDS encoding ATP-binding protein, which gives rise to MIWRLLGRDTLRRRIALTIFIALLASLALNALFVQVAGNWARPPIERTGLLEQIAVTTRVIETAPASLRLQLAQAASTPNLQVRWSTQRSDLGLPGPGTQLYSREVPAMAQLLGSERAIAVYNPGDWPAGSAEAHYAALVALADGSWLSFVPPERSWGLSVTARLAVVIGLGLVATLLVAWWATRQLANPLQRFASAARRFGGDLQAPPIAVEGPEEIRQAIIAFNTMQAQIQHFLRERTHLLAAISHDLRAPLTRMRLRSEFMEDTDHQRKLVRDVDEMQTMINAALAFFREGTQLEQRTAYDLAELLQTLVDDYRDQQAAVQYSGPAHLVHNGRPLATKRVIVNLLENAVKYARDPQIALSRGAHLIVIEVSDRGPGIPDEALERVFDPFYRLEGSRNRDTGGVGLGLSAARASVREQGGELTLRNRSGAGLVARVELPDDR
- a CDS encoding response regulator is translated as MTVSRLLIVDDDVEILALLKQFFVQQGYEVDLATEGQSMWAAIERQCPDAIILDLMMPGEGGLSLCQKLRAQVGVPVIMLTAMAELSDRIIGLELGADDYLTKPFDPRELLARLRAVQRRAGEQVPRGEAARPVIGFAGWRLDITCRELRSPENVMIPLSGAEFDLLVVFLEHPQRILTREQLIDLTRGQGHDAFDRSIDVQVSRLRRKIEPDSKRPDLIRTVRNGGYLFTAKVTRS